A genomic stretch from Candidatus Poribacteria bacterium includes:
- a CDS encoding sigma-54 dependent transcriptional regulator, producing MASILLVDDDRAQLTILQRILKREGYTVDVVGDSKAALESLDKQMFDLVISDMWMSSRFEGRDLLREIKRTDPDLPVLIMTAYAELNDAVNLVAHEGAFYYLEKPIQVDVLKREVKHALQTRGALGDTEDGSDTSVPEIQIDEIIGESERMRELFKNMARILHRGVTQVLITGETGSGKSLIARALHKYGNRKDKPFIAINCGAIPETLIESELFGHEKGAFTDAAQQKKGLFEVANDGILFLDEIGDLPVQTQSKLLQVLEEREIRRIGGTQNIKVDVCVIAATNKDLIQAVRDAAFRDDLYFRLNVIPLHVPPLREHPEDIPLLVNFLIQKFSSEYAEALPKQVTPQAMSALRRYQWPGNIRQLENYLRRIFVLSENEVIDMDELPPEILDTSLPTTDLEFDIPEEGVSLDDIIKEYICSALAKSNGTQIQAAKLLGISRRKLQHRMQKYGLQSQDFKAAS from the coding sequence GACCGGGCACAACTGACAATTCTACAGCGTATCTTAAAACGCGAGGGTTACACCGTTGATGTCGTTGGCGATAGTAAAGCCGCGCTTGAAAGTTTGGACAAGCAGATGTTTGATCTCGTTATCAGCGATATGTGGATGTCCTCACGGTTTGAGGGACGTGATCTGCTTCGGGAAATAAAACGGACAGACCCAGACCTACCCGTCCTTATCATGACAGCCTACGCCGAACTTAACGATGCCGTCAATCTCGTTGCACATGAGGGAGCGTTCTACTATCTTGAGAAACCTATTCAGGTAGATGTGCTTAAACGGGAAGTGAAACACGCCTTGCAGACCCGTGGTGCGCTTGGGGACACTGAGGACGGAAGCGATACTTCAGTCCCTGAAATTCAGATTGATGAAATTATCGGTGAAAGTGAACGGATGCGGGAACTTTTCAAAAATATGGCACGGATCCTTCACCGTGGCGTGACACAAGTGCTTATTACTGGCGAAACCGGTTCCGGGAAAAGTCTGATTGCCCGGGCACTCCATAAATACGGAAACCGAAAAGACAAGCCGTTCATAGCGATTAACTGTGGTGCTATCCCGGAGACGCTCATTGAGAGTGAACTCTTTGGACATGAAAAGGGGGCGTTTACGGACGCAGCACAACAGAAGAAGGGGCTTTTTGAGGTGGCAAACGACGGGATACTTTTTCTTGATGAAATTGGCGATTTGCCTGTTCAGACGCAGAGCAAACTCTTACAAGTACTCGAGGAACGAGAAATACGTCGCATCGGAGGGACCCAGAATATCAAAGTGGATGTCTGTGTAATTGCTGCAACGAATAAAGATCTCATTCAGGCTGTCCGAGACGCTGCTTTTCGGGACGACCTCTATTTCCGGCTCAATGTTATTCCGCTCCATGTGCCGCCCCTTCGAGAACACCCTGAGGACATTCCGTTACTCGTGAATTTTCTAATCCAAAAGTTTAGCAGCGAGTACGCCGAGGCACTCCCAAAACAGGTCACGCCGCAAGCGATGTCTGCCCTCAGGCGGTATCAATGGCCCGGCAATATTCGGCAGTTAGAAAATTATCTCCGTCGCATCTTTGTACTCTCAGAAAATGAGGTCATTGACATGGACGAGCTGCCACCTGAGATTTTGGACACCTCACTACCAACTACTGATCTTGAGTTTGATATTCCTGAGGAAGGGGTCTCTCTTGATGATATTATCAAGGAATATATCTGTAGTGCATTAGCAAAAAGTAACGGCACCCAGATTCAAGCCGCGAAATTGCTTGGTATTTCGCGTCGAAAACTTCAGCATCGGATGCAGAAATATGGACTTCAAAGCCAGGACTTCAAAGCCGCTTCGTAA